In one Cellulomonas sp. JZ18 genomic region, the following are encoded:
- the hpf gene encoding ribosome hibernation-promoting factor, HPF/YfiA family, whose translation MEIVVAGRHTEVSPRYRAHLENKLAKVEQLAPRAQRVDVIVSHEPNPRQSDSSERVEITVVDKGPVIRAEACADDAYAALDLALGRLQERLRRARDRRKAHRNHAPVAPVEVLPPAEAGDTVGDDVPTPADVPEPVPDQDGVTETMLGDSPVVIREKVHRAVPMTVDDALYEMEMVGHDFFLFVDAETAQPAVAYRRRGWSYGVIKLDTAVRDAGSAEPVAG comes from the coding sequence ATGGAGATCGTGGTCGCCGGCCGGCACACCGAGGTGTCCCCGCGGTATCGCGCCCACCTCGAGAACAAGCTCGCCAAGGTCGAGCAGCTGGCCCCGCGCGCCCAACGCGTCGACGTCATCGTGTCGCACGAGCCGAACCCCCGGCAGTCCGACAGCAGCGAGCGGGTCGAGATCACCGTCGTGGACAAGGGTCCGGTGATCCGTGCCGAGGCCTGCGCCGACGACGCGTACGCCGCCCTCGACCTCGCGCTCGGACGGCTGCAGGAGCGGCTGCGCCGGGCACGGGACCGGCGCAAGGCGCACCGCAACCACGCTCCGGTGGCGCCCGTCGAGGTGCTCCCGCCCGCCGAGGCGGGCGACACCGTCGGGGACGACGTCCCGACGCCGGCGGACGTGCCGGAGCCCGTGCCGGACCAGGACGGCGTCACCGAGACGATGCTCGGCGACTCCCCGGTCGTCATCCGGGAGAAGGTGCACCGCGCCGTCCCGATGACGGTGGACGACGCGCTCTACGAGATGGAGATGGTCGGCCACGACTTCTTCCTGTTCGTCGACGCCGAGACGGCCCAGCCGGCGGTCGCGTACCGCCGGCGCGGCTGGAGCTACGGCGTGATCAAGCTCGACACGGCCGTCCGGGACGCCGGGTCCGCGGAGCCGGTCGCGGGCTGA
- a CDS encoding winged helix-turn-helix domain-containing protein: protein MSDLTARTAAGRATAPVREVLTVAEVRRAALRASGLDRPRAERAVPAGTRGLQTVVDRLGLLQIDSVNVLARAHLVPVYSRVGPWDVTALDRAAGAPPRRLVETWAHEASFVPPETFRDLWFKHEHLRSESRRRGVHIHGVPIDSAPEVAEVRALVDAHGPVTAREAHALMGARHARPTDHWGWNWTVAKRALEYLFDVGELTSAGRNAQFERRYDRADRVLPRAVRERPAVDEATARRRLVAVAARAHGIATVRTLADHWRTNVARTRQAVDELVEDGVLVPVAVEGWSAPAFRHRDATVPRRATGRALLSPFDPLVWERARTEALFGLRYRIEIYVPAPQRVWGYYVLPFLLGERLAALVDLKADRASGVLRVAAAHHAPGGAGGTGTGADGRSVARELAAELRTLAAWLGLDDVHAAEGAGDLVPELVAALVQEPSPPG from the coding sequence ATGAGCGACCTCACCGCCCGCACCGCCGCCGGCCGGGCCACGGCCCCCGTCCGCGAGGTGCTCACGGTCGCCGAGGTGCGCCGCGCCGCGCTGCGCGCGTCCGGGCTCGACCGGCCGCGCGCCGAGCGTGCCGTGCCGGCCGGGACGCGCGGGCTGCAGACGGTGGTCGACCGCCTCGGGCTGCTGCAGATCGACTCGGTGAACGTCCTCGCCCGGGCCCACCTCGTGCCCGTGTACTCGCGGGTCGGCCCGTGGGACGTCACGGCGCTCGACCGTGCCGCAGGGGCGCCGCCGCGGCGCCTGGTCGAGACGTGGGCGCACGAGGCGTCGTTCGTGCCGCCGGAGACGTTCCGGGACCTGTGGTTCAAGCACGAGCACCTGCGGTCCGAGAGCCGGCGCCGTGGGGTGCACATCCACGGCGTGCCGATCGACAGCGCACCGGAGGTGGCCGAGGTGCGCGCGCTCGTCGACGCGCACGGGCCGGTGACCGCGCGGGAGGCGCACGCGCTGATGGGCGCGCGGCACGCCCGCCCCACGGACCACTGGGGCTGGAACTGGACGGTCGCGAAGCGTGCCCTCGAGTACCTGTTCGACGTCGGGGAGCTCACGTCGGCGGGTCGCAACGCCCAGTTCGAGCGCCGGTACGACCGCGCCGACCGCGTGCTGCCCCGGGCGGTGCGGGAACGACCCGCCGTCGACGAGGCGACCGCACGCCGGCGCCTCGTCGCCGTCGCGGCGCGTGCGCACGGCATCGCGACGGTGCGCACGCTCGCCGACCACTGGCGCACGAACGTCGCGCGCACGCGGCAGGCGGTGGACGAGCTCGTCGAGGACGGCGTCCTCGTGCCGGTCGCGGTCGAGGGCTGGTCGGCCCCCGCCTTCCGGCACCGCGACGCCACGGTGCCGCGGCGTGCGACCGGACGGGCGCTGCTCAGCCCGTTCGACCCCCTCGTGTGGGAGCGGGCGCGCACGGAGGCCCTCTTCGGGCTGCGGTACCGGATCGAGATCTACGTGCCCGCGCCGCAGCGCGTGTGGGGCTACTACGTCCTGCCGTTCCTCCTGGGTGAGCGGCTGGCGGCGCTCGTCGACCTCAAGGCGGACCGCGCGTCGGGCGTGCTGCGGGTGGCGGCCGCGCACCACGCGCCCGGCGGAGCGGGCGGCACCGGCACCGGCGCCGACGGACGCAGCGTCGCCCGCGAGCTGGCGGCCGAGCTGCGGACGCTGGCCGCCTGGCTCGGGCTCGACGACGTGCACGCCGCGGAGGGTGCCGGCGACCTCGTCCCCGAGCTCGTCGCCGCACTGGTGCAGGAGCCGTCGCCGCCGGGGTGA